The Thermodesulfovibrionales bacterium genome contains the following window.
GGCCTTCCGATATCGAGTTCGTTGCTGCCTTCGACATCGATAAAAGGAAGGTCGGCAGGCCCCTCAGGGAAGCTGCGTTTGCGAAACCCAACTGCACCAAGGTATTCAACCCCCGCATCCCCGACTATTCCGTGAAGGTCCAGATGGGTGAGGTCCTCGACGGCGTCGCTTCCCATATGAAGGATTATCCTGAGGACAGGAGGTTTGTCGTCTCCGATAAAAAGGCCGTTCACGTTGCCCTCGTCCTCAAACGGTCAGGAGCCGATATGCTGATATGCTATATGCCGGTTGGGGCTGAAAGGGCCACGGCCTATTATGCCGATGCCTGCTTGAAGGCCGGAATCGGTTTTATCAACTGCGTGCCGGTCTTTATCGCCTCCGATAAGAACTGGGCAAGACGGTTCGAGGAAAGGCGGATACCCGTTATCGGGGACGACATCAAGAGCCAGCTCGGTGCAACCATCATTCACCGGATGCTCACCCGTCTCTTTGAAGACAGGGGCGTGAAGCTCGACAGCACCTACCAGCTCAATGTCGGAGGCAATACGGACTTCCTCAACATGCTGAACCAGTCGAGACTGAAATCGAAGAAGATTTCGAAGACGGAGGCGGTCCAGTCTCAGCTCCATAAGCCCCTGCTGAACGAAAACATCCACATCGGTCCATCCGATTACGTGCCGTGGCTTTATGACAACAAGGTCTGTTTTTTGCGGATGGAGGGGAGGGGGTTCGGCAATATCCCCATGAACATAGAACTGAGACTTTCCGTGGAGGATTCGCCGAACAGCGCGGGCGTCGTCGTTGATGCGCTGAGATGCTGCAAGATCGGCCTTGACAGAAAGGTCGGCGGTGTTCTCATTTCTCCTTCTTCGTATTTTATGAAGCATCCGATTCAGCAGTTCTCCG
Protein-coding sequences here:
- a CDS encoding inositol-3-phosphate synthase, which gives rise to MGKIRVAIAGIGNCASSLLQGVAHYKRLGDRHPDRSLGLMHYELGGYRPSDIEFVAAFDIDKRKVGRPLREAAFAKPNCTKVFNPRIPDYSVKVQMGEVLDGVASHMKDYPEDRRFVVSDKKAVHVALVLKRSGADMLICYMPVGAERATAYYADACLKAGIGFINCVPVFIASDKNWARRFEERRIPVIGDDIKSQLGATIIHRMLTRLFEDRGVKLDSTYQLNVGGNTDFLNMLNQSRLKSKKISKTEAVQSQLHKPLLNENIHIGPSDYVPWLYDNKVCFLRMEGRGFGNIPMNIELRLSVEDSPNSAGVVVDALRCCKIGLDRKVGGVLISPSSYFMKHPIQQFSDEDARDMVEEFIAGKREK